The following coding sequences lie in one Musa acuminata AAA Group cultivar baxijiao chromosome BXJ3-1, Cavendish_Baxijiao_AAA, whole genome shotgun sequence genomic window:
- the LOC135629168 gene encoding disease resistance protein RGA2-like, giving the protein MESVDPRQKEEYSTVLREEVVGRNEDVEKIIDILQQQQSGDCVEWLLIEGGDGRKTLGRLIYHHSWVHDHFQHRIWVDVPSIASLDPMWIMREFTRSITGEPCEDIWLFYDGVHESKYFLVLDDLNVEEEDKDKWLQLENFLLLVGAPGSTAVVIPDLHFSDHKLGSAIRPYPLEYLSEDAWVELCMRQALIRPDQQEEANTIRQFCRTDYDSIYGTPAGAKMYGSVFRYTEMNRWQQQISGLDTNFIRIHYMPRKWTRLMLYHWLIVQDDMANYKDFFHVLAAEGLLLFSSDEDEVMIREYVRTLDLDFSFAATEHCYFLTEVDSNSTIPQQCLYLRMLVDSNTITFPTILSDGVNNLRDLVLQQKEMDLQYKYHILHIPKGIFTNLIHLRILHLRAIKVQQLPDTVDKLLILRYLNLAQSEIQALPKSLCKLRNLQILNLAHCEKLQNLPRQIHNLENLHVLKLTYCTKLQMLPISVTGLVNLQELDLEGCQWLVELPEGLSNMRKLTNLNIYGCPLNQMLHKISQISNLLKLSGYIIIGDIGNAFSELQSLINLKELWLQNLEQVSNSEDTSTSLKLYDILPQLIYLKLHWKWNNMVDMRTSKPVWLQVLERLQPNSNLKKLEIILYADEEFPVWIKEGFYYLHRLKEIKLINLKRCKMLPSLGQLLSLEIIEISGMDLINIIDETFYGDNGTFPELRELTFSHMPALEKWLKVGREEFLFSELYELTLIQCPKFKALEVHLRVSRLSIWLNNKMLQTSELKGWHNLQHIRDLEIVGCQELRCLPRDMERCVKLDSLRIIGCENLDFLPEWLQGFNLLNSLFIYGCRALSSMPEELKLLPVVDVKGCPKLRL; this is encoded by the coding sequence ATGGAGTCTGTGGATCCACGACAAAAAGAAGAGTACTCCACCGTCCTAAGAGAAGAGGTGGTGGGACGCAACGAGGATGTAGAAAAAATCATCGACATTTTGCAGCAACAACAGTCTGGCGATTGTGTTGAATGGCTGCTCATAGAAGGCGGTGATGGGAGGAAGACCCTTGGTCGGTTGATTTACCACCACTCCTGGGTGCACGACCATTTCCAGCATCGAATCTGGGTGGATGTCCCAAGCATTGCTTCTTTGGATCCCATGTGGATCATGAGAGAATTCACGAGATCAATAACCGGGGAACCGTGCGAGGACATCTGGCTATTCTACGATGGAGTCCATGAAAGCAAATACTTCCTCGTTCTGGATGATCTCAACGTCGAGGAGGAGGACAAGGATAAGTGGCTCCAATTGGAGAACTTTCTATTGCTCGTCGGCGCACCGGGGAGTACCGCGGTGGTCATTCCTGACTTGCATTTTAGTGACCATAAATTGGGGTCCGCCATCCGACCGTATCCCTTGGAGTACCTATCGGAGGATGCTTGGGTAGAATTGTGCATGAGACAAGCACTCATCCGGCCTGATCAACAGGAGGAAGCAAACACGATACGTCAATTCTGTAGGACAGACTATGATTCAATTTATGGGACTCCCGCAGGCGCCAAGATGTATGGCTCCGTATTCAGATATACCGAAATGAATCGATGGCAACAACAAATTTCTGGTTTGGATACGAATTTTATTAGAATTCATTACATGCCACGTAAATGGACACGATTAATGTTGTACCACTGGCTGATTGTACAAGATGACATGGCCAATTATAAAGACTTCTTCCATGTGTTAGCTGCTGAAGGCCTTCTGCTGTTTTCGTCAGACGAGGACGAAGTGATGATAAGGGAATATGTGAGGACCCTCGACCTTGATTTTTCATTTGCTGCCACGGAGCATTGCTATTTCTTGACGGAGGTTGATTCAAATTCAACAATCCCACAACAATGTCTCTATTTACGTATGCTCGTCGATTCTAATACCATCACATTTCCGACGATCTTATCCGATGGGGTCAACAATTTGAGAGATTTGGTATTACAACAAAAGGAAATGGATCTCCAATACAAATATCATATCCTACATATTCCAAAAGGTATATTTACCAACCTCATACATCTACGTATATTACATTTACGAGCTATCAAAGTCCAGCAGCTACCCGATACAGTGGACAAGTTGCTAATCTTGAGATACCTCAACCTTGCCCAGTCTGAGATCCAAGCACTTCCTAAATCCTTATGCAAGCTCAGGAATTTACAAATCTTAAATTTGGCTCATTGCGAAAAGCTTCAAAATCTTCCGAGGCAAATACATAATCTTGAGAATTTGCATGTTTTAAAACTAACTTATTGTACAAAGCTTCAAATGCTACCTATTTCGGTCACCGGTCTTGTAAATCTACAAGAGCTAGATTTGGAAGGTTGTCAATGGCTTGTCGAATTACCTGAGGGTTTGAGTAATATGAGAAAGCTGACAAACCTCAATATATATGGATGTCCATTGAATCAAATGCTGCATAAAATAAGTCAGATAAGTAATCTCCTGAAGTTGTCTGGATATATCATAATTGGTGATATTGGAAATGCCTTCTCAGAGTTACAATCATTGATTAATCTAAAAGAATTATGGTTACAAAATCTCGAACAAGTGTCAAATTCAGAAGATACTTCAACTTCTTTAAAGTTGTATGATATACTTCCACAACTCATATATCTAAAGCTACATTGGAAATGGAACAATATGGTTGACATGAGAACCTCCAAACCAGTTTGGTTGCAGGTACTTGAACGccttcaacccaattcaaacttgaAAAAATTAGAGATTATTTTATATGCAGACGAGGAATTTCCCGTATGGATAAAAGAGGGGTTTTACTATCTCCACAGGTTGAAAGAGATCAAACTAATCAATCTCAAGAGATGTAAAATGCTACCGTCACTTGGACAACTACTCAGTCTCGAGATTATTGAAATAAGTGGTATGGATTTAATCAATATTATAGATGAAACATTCTACGGTGACAATGGGACATTTCCGGAGTTGAGAGAACTCACATTCTCTCATATGCCTGCACTGGAAAAATGGCTAAAAGTTGGGAGAGAAGAATTTTTGTTTTCGGAACTTTATGAATTGACATTAATCCAATGTCCAAAATTCAAAGCTCTAGAGGTGCATCTCAGGGTCTCAAGATTGAGTATTTGGTTGAACAATAAGATGCTGCAGACATCTGAATTGAAAGGTTGGCATAACCTCCAACATATAAGAGACTTGGAGATAGTTGGATGCCAAGAGCTGAGGTGTTTGCCACGGGACATGGAACGATGTGTTAAACTCGACAGCTTGAGAATTATTGGATGTGAGAATTTGGACTTTTTGCCAGAGTGGCTGCAAGGATTCAATCTTCTGAATTCTTTATTTATATATGGCTGCAGAGCTCTGTCATCCATGCCAGAGGAGCTTAAACTACTACCAGTCGTTGATGTTAAAGGTTGTCCGAAGCTGCGACTTTAA